A part of Meleagris gallopavo isolate NT-WF06-2002-E0010 breed Aviagen turkey brand Nicholas breeding stock chromosome 26, Turkey_5.1, whole genome shotgun sequence genomic DNA contains:
- the GRAMD1B gene encoding protein Aster-B isoform X9: MPAANMTETLQLPALQVPEQQVVEGNRAWSSSSTPTLRRKRFKMRRMKNVQEQSLEASSYQDSPSSSKEYLQLPSIEITPSSDEDTPWSNCSTPSASPRRKRFLLRKWLRVREKKECSESSSQQSSQQSSHDDDSSRFLSPHTRDDRPQMCSISW; this comes from the exons ATGCCAGCTGCCAATATGACAGAaaccctgcagctccctgccctgcaaGTCCCAGAGCAGCAGGTGGTGGAGGGCAACCGTGCCTGGTCCAGCTCATCCACCCCCACCCTGCGCAGGAAGCGCTTCAAGATGAGGCGGATGAAGAATGtgcaggagcagagcctggAGGCCAGCAGTTATCAGGATTCTCCTTCCTCCAGCAAGGAATACCTGCAGCTCCCATCCATTGAGATCACCCCCTCCAGTGATGAGGACACCCCCTGGTCCAACTGTTCCACACCCAGTGCCTCCCCGCGCCGCAAGCGCTTCCTTCTGCGGAAGTGGCTGCGTGTCAGAGAGAAGAAGGAGTGCAGTGAGAGCAG cagccagcagagcagccagcagagcagccacGATGACGACTCGTCCCGATTCTTGAGCCCTCACACACGTGACGACAG GCCACAGATGTGCAGCATTTCATGGTGA